The sequence GAGGCCTCGGCGGCGCCGGCATAGTCGCCCTCGGCATATTTGACCTTGCCCAACCAGTAGCGGGCGGTGGGGGCGCTGGGCTGGTCGCCATAGCGGTCCAGATAGGCCTGGAGCGCGGCCGCCGCGCCCGGATAGTCGCCGCTGAGCATCAGTTGCCGGGCCTGGTCGTAGGCCGACTTGGCGTCGACGGCGGCCGCCGGGCCAGTGGCCGCCGGCGGGACCGCCGCCGCGTTGGCCGGGGGTGCAGGCGGCGGGGGCGGGGCGGTGAGCAGGGCGACGGTCTTTTCCAGCTTGTCCATTCGATCGGACAGGGCCCCGGCGGCGGCCTGGGCGGTGGCGGCGTCCTGCCTGGCCTGGTCGGCGCGGTGGCCCAGCTCCTCCACCTGGCCGGTCAGGCCGCGCAGGGTGGTCTCCAGGTCGTCCAGCTTGGTCTGCAGGGCGGCGACCTCGGGGTCGGGCCCGGCGTCCTTGATCTCCACCGGCTTGCCGGTGGCCCTGGCCTGCAGGACGATCGAG is a genomic window of Phenylobacterium montanum containing:
- the ybgF gene encoding tol-pal system protein YbgF translates to MQPLLRSACALALFGLMIGSPVHAQSAGGGAAAAPQFDPNEPPKKRLDRLEREVNEVRSIVLQARATGKPVEIKDAGPDPEVAALQTKLDDLETTLRGLTGQVEELGHRADQARQDAATAQAAAGALSDRMDKLEKTVALLTAPPPPPAPPANAAAVPPAATGPAAAVDAKSAYDQARQLMLSGDYPGAAAALQAYLDRYGDQPSAPTARYWLGKVKYAEGDYAGAAEASIASIRGWPKTAWAPDAVIDMSQALIKLNKPDDACAALHELERKYPKAPPATKSRAAAVRQQAQCGR